The nucleotide window TTCCAGATCTTGAAAAGAGTCGGGAATAGTCCAGACGTCATCTGCCACATGAGGGGAGACATGCTCATTTGCATTCACGTACGCATGTGTGGCATGCTGAGCCAGGTTCGTCGTTGTTGAAAGGTGGGTTGTTGGCCTTGTTGTTAAACAGAAGCCTTGCctttcttgttcttcttcttccctgTCTTagcgctgccgtcgtcttTGGCAAGCATCGTGACATTCTCGCAGTCGAGTTCCTGACGAGCGTTTCTCGCGAGGAACTCAGAGATTACCGCCTTTGTTGGTGGCTGTCCCTTTCCAGCATCGTGAGATCAGTTGTTGTACCAGTCAGGTCTGGCTTCACGGAAGCCTTCCATAGCTGCATAGACGAAGAGCCTCTCGTCAGGCTTGTCAAGCACTGCTTCGAGTCGCGTCCAGCACCAATGCAGCTTATTGGTGAATTGTTGGACGGTTCCAAATTTGCGAAGATCGATGTTGAAGAACTGTCTCATCGTGTCATGCATCGAGTCTTCCAGAACGTGCATGAGGATCTTCTTGAGCCGCTCTATGGTAACCTTCGCCGTGGAGTTTACAGTCCAGCCGTCTTGCCTTAGCTTGGCAATCAGATCGTGACTGATGTTGTGTATGATGACGCATCTAGTCTTGATGTCGTCAAGGACCCATTCTTGAGTCGCAGGGTCAGGCGTTGGGGCTGTGAGGTGATCCTGAAGATCGCAAGCCATGAGGGCAAGCTCGACTGTCACAAGCCAGCTCTCGAAGTCGTCGGGACCTTTAAGGCGCTGAATCACCTGGTTGATTACCGGCTGTGAAGACGTGATGATGTCTTCGTGCCTTGTCTTGTGTTGTTTTTTCCCGGGCCTGCGCCTTCGCCAGTGGGCTAGGCCGGCCGGTTGAAAGCTTCAAATTGCGTGCACTCAGAAAGGAAGAGGAAGCTACCGACGATGCAGCTGTCACGGAGTATGAGGGCTCATGACCTAACAAAAAGGGCACAGGCGCACAGCTGATGAAGAGAGCTTGATGGGCTATcaagggaggaagaagagctatATAagtggccgagcgagagagagacgatGAAAGTGCCGGCCAACTGGGAGGCTGACCAACCCATCTATAACAGATTCAAAAAAAAATGGCCTTATAGATG belongs to Purpureocillium takamizusanense chromosome 1, complete sequence and includes:
- a CDS encoding uncharacterized protein (EggNog:ENOG503PWNI) encodes the protein MACDLQDHLTAPTPDPATQEWVLDDIKTRCVIIHNISHDLIAKLRQDGWTVNSTAKVTIERLKKILMHVLEDSMHDTMRQFFNIDLRKFGTVQQFTNKLHWCWTRLEAVLDKPDERLFVYAAMEGFREARPDWYNN